One genomic region from bacterium HR17 encodes:
- the coxM_2 gene encoding Alternative cytochrome c oxidase subunit 2: MAKRRRGQVLSGVLIVIALATVASALWWIAHRLPDRIADTAHEVESLILFVLAVAAVFLVAAHLYLAYALWRFRHHPQRQSMFIGVTRKEWLPVLAIAAVLLAFDLTFDHRSNEVWAKVFLRVPENAFRVEITGEQFAWGIRYPGKDGEFGRTDLRLVSDSNPLGIDPNDPASKDDIVFPAGQGELHLPLNHPVVFLVRSKDVIHSFFVPFARLKMDAVPGMTTRIWFTPTKAGTYEFACAELCGLGHYRMRGVLVVEPMEQLQKWLSEQQTFGETMP, from the coding sequence ATGGCGAAGCGTCGCAGAGGTCAGGTGCTCAGCGGGGTGTTGATTGTCATTGCGTTGGCGACCGTAGCGAGCGCCTTATGGTGGATTGCGCACCGATTACCTGACCGCATCGCCGACACCGCCCACGAAGTGGAAAGCCTCATCCTGTTTGTGCTTGCGGTTGCCGCCGTTTTTCTGGTCGCTGCCCACCTTTACCTTGCCTACGCCCTTTGGCGTTTCCGCCATCACCCGCAGCGACAGAGCATGTTCATCGGCGTGACCCGTAAAGAGTGGCTGCCGGTCCTTGCCATCGCCGCCGTGTTGCTGGCGTTTGACTTGACCTTTGACCACAGAAGCAACGAGGTGTGGGCGAAAGTGTTTTTGCGCGTGCCCGAAAACGCTTTCAGGGTGGAAATCACGGGCGAACAGTTTGCGTGGGGCATTCGCTACCCTGGCAAGGACGGCGAGTTTGGGCGCACCGATTTGCGACTGGTCTCCGATAGCAACCCATTGGGCATTGACCCCAACGACCCTGCCAGCAAAGACGACATTGTGTTCCCAGCGGGGCAGGGCGAATTGCATCTGCCCCTCAATCACCCTGTCGTCTTTCTGGTGCGCTCCAAAGATGTCATCCACAGTTTCTTTGTGCCCTTTGCGCGCCTCAAGATGGACGCCGTTCCTGGCATGACGACGCGCATCTGGTTCACGCCGACGAAGGCGGGAACCTACGAGTTTGCGTGTGCTGAATTGTGCGGCTTGGGGCACTACCGTATGCGGGGCGTTTTGGTCGTGGAGCCGATGGAACAACTGCAAAAGTGGCTGAGCGAGCAACAAACCTTCGGCGAAACGATGCCGTAA